The Corynebacterium comes genome window below encodes:
- a CDS encoding LacI family DNA-binding transcriptional regulator has protein sequence MNPSPATLKDVAAAAGVSVSTASRALAGNPVITEQTSERVRQCAEELNYRPNAQARALRSSRTHVIGVTIPSLVNPFFATMAQVIQQEATARGLSTIISSTAEDPGQLNASLDVLATQRVDGILAVPYNGSEASFERLRKARIPVVLLDRELPATGLSTVASDPRPGMDAAVAHLLANGHRHIGYLSGPMTTSTGVSRLAAFQAACERHGVEKREIYRGGYERADGHAGTLTLLDRGVEAIIAGDTMMSVGALEACHARKVIIGRDLAFIGYDDNVTLRLQASPVSVIDQDVATLGRTGLRLLVDLMSGASPPTTVTTPTTLIIRPSSDFIRPADEVRT, from the coding sequence ATGAACCCCTCCCCCGCCACGCTCAAGGATGTCGCCGCCGCGGCCGGTGTGTCCGTGTCCACCGCCTCCCGGGCACTGGCCGGCAATCCTGTGATCACCGAGCAGACGAGCGAACGGGTCCGGCAGTGCGCGGAGGAACTCAATTACCGCCCCAACGCGCAGGCCAGGGCCCTGCGCAGCTCGCGCACCCATGTCATCGGGGTGACCATCCCCAGCCTGGTCAACCCGTTCTTCGCCACCATGGCCCAGGTCATCCAGCAGGAGGCGACCGCTCGGGGACTGTCCACCATCATCTCCTCGACCGCCGAGGACCCGGGGCAGCTCAACGCCTCGCTGGACGTGCTGGCGACCCAACGCGTCGACGGCATCCTCGCGGTGCCCTACAACGGATCCGAAGCCAGCTTCGAGCGCCTGCGCAAGGCACGCATCCCCGTGGTCCTGCTGGACCGGGAACTCCCCGCCACCGGGCTGAGCACCGTCGCGTCAGACCCCCGCCCGGGCATGGACGCCGCCGTCGCCCACCTCCTCGCGAACGGTCACCGCCACATCGGCTACCTGTCCGGTCCGATGACCACCTCCACGGGCGTGAGCAGGCTCGCGGCCTTCCAGGCGGCGTGTGAACGACACGGCGTGGAGAAGCGGGAGATCTACCGCGGCGGATACGAGCGGGCGGACGGACACGCAGGCACCCTCACCCTGCTCGATCGCGGGGTCGAGGCGATCATCGCCGGTGACACCATGATGTCGGTCGGCGCGCTCGAGGCATGCCACGCGCGCAAGGTGATCATCGGCCGGGACCTCGCCTTCATCGGATACGACGACAACGTGACCCTGCGCCTGCAGGCCTCGCCGGTGAGCGTCATCGACCAGGACGTCGCCACGCTGGGAAGAACCGGGCTCAGGCTGCTCGTGGACCTGATGTCCGGAGCCTCCCCACCCACCACCGTCACCACCCCCACGACACTGATCATCCGACCCTCCAGCGATTTCATC
- the thpR gene encoding RNA 2',3'-cyclic phosphodiesterase has product MKRLFSALLLSDDTREHLVHALRPFREQHPQGLRWTDPDNWHITLCFYGDQPNDHTDLTEHLAQAAGASGPLRLNLRGAGSFGNRTLWMGVGGEVTPLKALMVDTVIDLDNPPPPQKPHLTVARSRERWLVADLVHALVVYEGPGFLCDELVLMESRMGEGRSAGPRYEVLERIRLG; this is encoded by the coding sequence ATGAAGAGACTCTTCTCCGCACTGCTGCTTTCCGACGACACCCGCGAGCACCTCGTCCACGCACTGCGACCCTTCCGGGAGCAGCACCCGCAGGGCCTGAGGTGGACGGACCCGGACAACTGGCACATCACCCTGTGCTTCTACGGTGACCAGCCCAATGACCACACCGACCTGACGGAGCACCTCGCCCAGGCGGCGGGCGCCTCCGGCCCGCTGCGCCTCAATCTGCGCGGGGCAGGTTCCTTCGGCAACCGCACCCTGTGGATGGGCGTGGGCGGCGAGGTCACACCGCTCAAGGCCCTCATGGTGGACACCGTCATTGACCTGGACAATCCGCCACCCCCGCAGAAGCCGCACCTGACGGTCGCCCGCAGCCGTGAGCGCTGGTTGGTGGCAGACCTGGTGCATGCACTGGTGGTCTACGAGGGCCCGGGGTTCCTCTGTGACGAGCTGGTGCTCATGGAGTCCCGGATGGGTGAGGGCCGCTCCGCCGGACCCCGCTACGAGGTCCTGGAGCGCATCCGCCTGGGTTGA